The Primulina huaijiensis isolate GDHJ02 unplaced genomic scaffold, ASM1229523v2 scaffold205612, whole genome shotgun sequence region GTTTTATTAGTGATGGGAGTGGAGGGTTGTCCCCTCAAAATGGGTTCTTCACGGCTTGCACTAGGCTCAAGAGTGAAGGAAAACTTCATGGGATTTTTGTTTGGTGTGCAGATGATTCCAAGGCTTTGGGGTTTAAATATGAAAAGCAATCTCAAGCACTTGTCGCAATTTCTCACTAGCCAGCTAGACAATAGTTTGTTTTttgttatgttttaaatgtgtGTGACATTGTTTGTACCTTTTAAATGATTGTCATGTGATATATATTCTGtgtatgtaaaaaatatttgacGATGTTTTTTGCAGTACTGGTAAAATTTAAGCCATATGGGatgaatgaaaaattaaatatattacgATCAGTGATGAAATAAGTAAATTTCGTTAAGATATATAGCATATCTAACAAATAATAATGAATAAAttcaatcaaataaacataagaataagtcaaaaaaaaaatttaaaaatacaagaTGATGTAAatactatcaaaatatataattttagtcTACAAAACTTTTGAGATCCGTGCAAAAATTTACTTGTGCATTTCAGCAATTGAAATTATCAAGAGTAGAAACTGCTCAAGCTGATG contains the following coding sequences:
- the LOC140966363 gene encoding chitinase 1-like, which gives rise to MELWRRYGHVIDYVNFQFYAYDQGTTVSQFLEYFDTQSSNYEGGKVLASFISDGSGGLSPQNGFFTACTRLKSEGKLHGIFVWCADDSKALGFKYEKQSQALVAISH